A section of the Rhodobacter sp. genome encodes:
- a CDS encoding winged helix-turn-helix transcriptional regulator: MGNDHTTQPHESDDRAFRFRSGAVVRAGWLAGDLPFLTRSLRFLLRAPADDLRAEFGLDAGDVGVLAVVDTNPGVTQNDLAASLVLKKSAVTRVVQRLEKRGVLIRRRSTEDRRANRLTLTPEGVRLAVAVRKAMTARHDTWFQDIAPADRAVFFDVLFRLVDHLAATVPPGEGGDED, from the coding sequence ATGGGCAACGATCATACGACACAGCCACACGAGAGCGACGACCGGGCGTTCCGCTTTCGGTCGGGGGCGGTGGTGCGCGCCGGTTGGCTGGCTGGCGACCTGCCGTTCCTGACGCGCAGCCTGCGCTTCCTGCTGCGCGCGCCGGCCGACGATCTGCGGGCCGAGTTCGGGCTGGACGCGGGGGATGTCGGGGTGCTGGCGGTGGTGGATACCAACCCCGGCGTCACGCAAAACGATCTGGCGGCCTCGCTGGTGCTGAAGAAATCGGCGGTCACGCGGGTCGTGCAGCGGCTGGAGAAACGCGGCGTCCTGATTCGGCGCCGCAGCACCGAGGACCGGCGCGCGAACCGGCTGACTCTGACCCCCGAGGGGGTGCGCCTGGCGGTGGCGGTGCGCAAGGCGATGACCGCGCGCCACGACACCTGGTTCCAGGACATCGCCCCGGCTGATCGCGCGGTGTTCTTCGACGTGCTGTTCCGGCTGGTCGATCACCTGGCGGCGACGGTTCCACCGGGCGAGGGCGGCGACGAGGACTAG